A part of Halobacillus shinanisalinarum genomic DNA contains:
- a CDS encoding cytosine permease — protein MTERSEKKLVKDYEREPVPQEKRKGWLTLSFVWMGAVIALSATVLGGTLGGGLSLGASILASFIGTFILAVLSALCGIVGAKTGLSTSLVSRFALGKYGSYAVSIVIAIALFGWFGVQVDLFGSSLHYILAEVFSIDVPPKALVILGGVLMTTTAVIGYKAIEKLSLLAVPLLGLLLVSSLIKVMGDTSFTEIRNAPLVGDPLTIGASVSLIIGSLAIGAIIGPDISRYARSTKDAVISSFVGFFGGFSVVLIIAAILAKATMKVDIVEIMLELGWGTAAMGILILAQWTTNDNNLYSSALGFSVIFSKLPKFVLTIMAGFIGTAMAIGGIYENFIPFLVFLSALIPPIGGIYVADYLVNPSKYSYRYIDRMKRVDVMSTIVWVAAAAVAFMTTPAPNGFGLFKLTGASGLDAFIIAFGLQLIVAKFLRDNPSQRNDQYRKVGS, from the coding sequence ATGACAGAACGCTCCGAAAAGAAACTTGTCAAAGATTATGAGAGAGAGCCTGTACCACAAGAAAAACGAAAAGGCTGGCTAACGTTATCCTTTGTGTGGATGGGAGCTGTGATTGCCTTATCTGCCACTGTATTAGGCGGCACGTTAGGTGGCGGGTTATCTTTAGGAGCCAGTATTTTAGCCAGCTTTATTGGAACCTTTATTTTAGCAGTGCTTAGTGCATTATGTGGAATCGTAGGGGCAAAGACGGGGCTGTCCACTTCGTTGGTATCAAGGTTTGCTTTAGGTAAATACGGATCTTATGCGGTGTCTATAGTCATTGCGATTGCCCTGTTTGGTTGGTTTGGAGTTCAGGTGGATTTATTTGGTTCAAGCTTGCACTATATATTGGCTGAAGTTTTTTCCATTGATGTTCCGCCTAAAGCATTGGTTATACTAGGCGGGGTGCTTATGACGACGACGGCTGTTATTGGATACAAAGCCATTGAAAAACTTAGTTTACTAGCTGTGCCGTTATTAGGCTTATTACTTGTTTCATCACTAATTAAAGTCATGGGTGATACGTCCTTTACAGAGATTCGCAATGCTCCCTTAGTTGGCGATCCGCTTACTATTGGTGCTTCTGTTTCACTCATCATCGGTTCACTTGCGATCGGAGCGATTATCGGTCCAGATATTTCAAGGTATGCAAGGTCTACAAAAGACGCCGTTATATCCTCGTTCGTTGGGTTCTTTGGCGGGTTTAGTGTGGTGTTGATCATTGCGGCCATATTAGCCAAGGCTACCATGAAAGTAGATATCGTAGAGATTATGCTTGAGCTGGGATGGGGAACGGCTGCGATGGGCATTTTGATCTTAGCCCAATGGACGACGAATGATAACAATCTTTACTCATCGGCTCTAGGTTTTTCAGTGATTTTTTCCAAACTGCCGAAGTTTGTGTTAACGATTATGGCTGGTTTTATAGGAACAGCCATGGCTATCGGCGGTATTTATGAAAACTTTATTCCTTTCTTAGTGTTTTTAAGTGCTTTAATTCCACCTATAGGCGGAATATATGTGGCGGATTATTTGGTGAACCCAAGTAAATATAGTTATCGATATATCGATCGTATGAAGCGTGTGGATGTAATGAGCACGATTGTATGGGTTGCAGCGGCTGCCGTTGCATTTATGACGACCCCGGCGCCGAATGGTTTTGGGTTATTTAAACTGACAGGGGCTTCAGGTCTTGATGCCTTTATTATAGCGTTTGGGTTGCAACTCATTGTAGCGAAATTCTTGAGGGATAACCCTTCACAGAGGAACGACCAATATCGAAAGGTAGGGAGTTAG
- a CDS encoding TetR/AcrR family transcriptional regulator: MGRQEVIDAAINQYALNGYHGATLQKIAQEVGIKPASVYFYYKNKESLFTAAFQRILDRHFAQMKKIMKEVEDRHIEVIFHSLLDGTVSYHKENTTETTAYISLVTSPIPEIKEFIQKYMLTFNDWLKESLYSNVKRDYPHISEDEIAKINKQYILIANGVFWGIHLYKDDDFAEQIHLAREMIANVLHQIPAKQ, translated from the coding sequence ATGGGGCGACAGGAAGTGATTGATGCGGCGATTAACCAGTACGCTTTAAATGGGTATCACGGTGCTACATTACAAAAAATTGCACAGGAAGTCGGGATCAAGCCAGCTTCGGTTTATTTTTATTATAAAAATAAGGAAAGTTTGTTTACGGCTGCTTTTCAACGAATTTTGGACAGGCATTTCGCACAAATGAAAAAAATAATGAAAGAGGTGGAGGACCGTCATATAGAGGTGATATTCCATTCGCTATTGGATGGAACTGTAAGCTATCATAAGGAAAATACGACGGAGACAACGGCATATATATCGTTAGTTACCTCACCTATACCAGAGATCAAAGAGTTTATTCAGAAATACATGCTCACGTTTAATGATTGGTTGAAGGAGTCTCTCTATTCTAATGTGAAGCGAGACTATCCGCATATTTCAGAGGACGAAATAGCTAAGATAAACAAACAATATATCCTTATTGCGAATGGCGTCTTTTGGGGCATTCATTTGTATAAAGATGATGACTTTGCTGAACAGATACACTTGGCTAGAGAAATGATAGCTAACGTTTTACATCAAATCCCGGCTAAACAATAA
- a CDS encoding 5'-nucleotidase C-terminal domain-containing protein, with amino-acid sequence MSAGQFNQIEPNSTEEQPLINTNFRAYKFDVIDGVTYQIDVTNSRRYNGDGEIINKDAHRIVNLQYKGEPVDENQEFLVATNNYRAGGGGDFPNLDGSQIVLSPQAENRQIIIDYIKEKGKIDPSVDNNWSIASVEGDAKVVFRSSPDGRAFIDTKEAITYVGESTDGFAKYKIDLSRTSNGKASRDNSTVDGVNSGKEDLSPKKQNENSSNDSGLQTKDSGHKLPETSTNIFNYLLVGLILMAAGFLILIYLRKREASK; translated from the coding sequence ATGTCAGCCGGCCAGTTCAATCAGATTGAGCCGAATTCCACAGAAGAACAGCCATTGATTAATACCAATTTTCGAGCTTATAAATTTGACGTTATTGATGGAGTCACGTATCAAATCGATGTGACAAACTCTCGGCGTTACAACGGCGACGGTGAAATCATCAATAAGGACGCACACCGTATTGTGAATCTTCAATATAAAGGTGAACCGGTTGACGAGAATCAAGAATTTCTGGTTGCGACGAATAACTATCGCGCTGGCGGAGGAGGAGATTTTCCAAATCTGGATGGTAGTCAGATCGTTCTTTCACCACAAGCCGAAAACCGTCAAATCATCATTGACTATATTAAGGAAAAAGGGAAGATCGATCCATCCGTCGATAACAATTGGTCGATTGCATCTGTCGAAGGTGATGCGAAGGTGGTATTTCGATCTTCACCGGATGGTCGGGCATTTATTGACACGAAGGAGGCTATTACCTATGTCGGTGAAAGTACAGACGGCTTTGCAAAGTATAAAATAGATTTGAGCAGAACATCTAATGGTAAGGCTAGTCGCGACAATTCGACAGTAGACGGCGTGAATTCGGGAAAAGAGGATTTGAGTCCTAAGAAGCAAAATGAAAACTCAAGTAATGACTCGGGCCTACAGACAAAAGACAGCGGACATAAGCTCCCGGAAACGTCAACCAATATCTTCAACTACTTATTAGTCGGCCTCATACTAATGGCTGCTGGTTTTCTTATATTAATCTATCTGAGGAAAAGGGAAGCTTCCAAATAG
- a CDS encoding bifunctional 2',3'-cyclic-nucleotide 2'-phosphodiesterase/3'-nucleotidase, translating to MGKGMRRNVVLLFVLAVILAFIPFKQSYADEKPNTHSTIKLRLMETTDIHNHIVDYNYYQDQSTDEFGLALTATLIKQARSQVKNSILFDNGDLIQGNPLGDFTAQQGLEEGDVHPVYKAMNLLNYAAGNIGNHEFNYGITYLKEAIDDAKFPYVNANVYIDDEDDNPDNDKNFFTPYKILQKQVVDDNGNQQTVHIGVIGFVPPQIMQWDKTNLKGKVVAKDIYKTAQKFVPQMVAEGADIIVAIPHSGVGSTEINEKEEDAVYDLTKIEAIDAILFGHSHLVFPSGEFAGIPNVDLEKGTINGVPSVEAGMWGDHLGIVDLTLEKDSNDWDVIDSSSEARPIYDAETGKALVEPDQKILDAVRKDHQATLNYIRSKVGETTAPIYSYFARVKDDPSVQILSDAQKWYTEKIVQGTKYEGLPILSAAAPFKAGGRGGPDYYTSIPQGPIAIKSVADLYVYANTLKVVN from the coding sequence ATGGGAAAAGGTATGAGACGTAATGTTGTTCTTCTTTTTGTATTGGCTGTGATTTTGGCTTTTATTCCGTTTAAGCAAAGCTATGCAGATGAAAAGCCAAACACACACAGCACGATAAAGCTGAGATTGATGGAGACAACAGATATACACAATCACATTGTCGACTATAATTATTACCAGGATCAGTCGACCGATGAATTTGGCCTGGCCCTAACCGCAACATTGATTAAACAAGCTCGTAGTCAAGTAAAAAACAGTATTTTGTTTGATAACGGGGATCTTATTCAGGGAAATCCCCTTGGGGACTTTACCGCACAGCAAGGTCTGGAGGAAGGGGACGTTCATCCTGTCTATAAGGCAATGAATTTACTCAATTACGCAGCAGGAAATATAGGCAATCACGAGTTTAATTACGGGATTACCTATTTGAAAGAAGCCATTGATGACGCAAAATTTCCGTATGTGAATGCAAATGTGTATATCGATGACGAGGATGATAATCCAGACAATGATAAAAACTTTTTCACCCCTTATAAAATTTTGCAAAAGCAAGTCGTAGACGATAATGGTAATCAACAAACTGTCCACATCGGCGTGATCGGTTTTGTTCCGCCTCAAATCATGCAATGGGACAAAACGAACTTAAAGGGAAAAGTGGTCGCCAAGGATATTTACAAAACCGCTCAAAAGTTTGTACCGCAAATGGTTGCGGAAGGAGCTGACATTATCGTAGCCATTCCACATTCCGGTGTAGGTTCAACAGAGATTAACGAGAAAGAGGAGGATGCAGTCTATGACCTTACAAAAATTGAAGCGATTGATGCGATTCTATTCGGTCATTCTCACCTTGTCTTCCCGAGCGGGGAGTTTGCCGGAATCCCGAATGTTGATCTAGAAAAAGGGACAATTAACGGGGTTCCTTCTGTTGAAGCTGGGATGTGGGGCGACCATTTAGGCATCGTAGATCTCACTTTGGAAAAAGATAGTAATGATTGGGATGTCATTGACTCAAGTTCAGAAGCACGTCCGATTTATGACGCTGAAACCGGCAAAGCATTAGTTGAACCGGATCAAAAAATACTAGATGCTGTTCGCAAAGACCACCAGGCAACACTTAATTATATACGTTCAAAAGTTGGTGAAACGACTGCACCCATTTATAGCTACTTTGCTCGCGTGAAAGATGATCCGTCTGTACAAATTTTATCTGATGCCCAAAAATGGTACACGGAAAAAATTGTTCAGGGAACAAAATACGAAGGGCTGCCGATTCTATCAGCAGCGGCTCCATTTAAAGCTGGCGGGCGCGGCGGACCTGATTATTATACAAGTATTCCGCAAGGCCCAATCGCAATTAAAAGTGTGGCTGACCTTTACGTTTATGCCAACACATTAAAGGTTGTTAATTAA
- a CDS encoding bifunctional metallophosphatase/5'-nucleotidase, with the protein MGKLLLSVLLLISLSFTLFPSHLITQAKENTNNDYIPFQILSINDFHGNLDTKSTLNGKEVGGAAYLATHLNQRQAEMEAQAEKDGKKPVTLRLEAGDAVGASPTVSSLLQDEPTMKALNQMDFKLGVLGNHSFDEGIQEFKRLLHATSVHPNVAKYTEGTDYKYRGVDDDFKFLAANVVEKASGEHIFDPYTIKQVGGVHVGFIGIVTPETTTSAAPKHTKSYQFLDITKTINKYAMELEKKGVKAIVVVAHEGASTNNGETTGVMADLASKLDDQVDIIFAAHSHEIANGVVDGKLINQNYNYGQAFGDVRTKLDPETDDFVKGSTKAEVVLNTRDVTPDPEVQAIVSEAKKVTEKAASEPIGQAASGESIGKRKPEDGENELGNPVTDAQRIMTTGADFAITNSGGIREALIPQTNDKGNHIITWGAAYAVQPFNGYMQLIELTGQQIKDGLSQQWQKPGEIMFLQISGFKYTYIDGSKVPDCKQKYCVQDVFLADGKTKMDMNKTYKVAMNEFLADGGDGFSVFSQGEVLRNAQTDTETFIAYIEKLASEGKKVDPKIEGRATLVEPSKKDVDDGSSGTAIDKSHGKADDDNSKTDNLGDNTNDSNSGHKLPETSTNIYKNLLVGIILIGAGFTILLYRRKRI; encoded by the coding sequence ATGGGCAAGTTGCTTTTATCAGTTTTACTTTTAATTTCTCTCTCGTTCACGCTTTTTCCATCACATTTAATCACTCAGGCAAAAGAGAATACCAACAACGATTATATACCTTTTCAAATACTTTCGATAAATGACTTTCACGGGAACCTTGATACGAAGAGCACATTGAATGGGAAAGAAGTTGGCGGTGCCGCTTATTTAGCCACACACCTTAATCAACGTCAGGCCGAAATGGAGGCACAAGCGGAAAAAGACGGAAAAAAACCTGTTACGCTCCGTTTAGAGGCAGGTGACGCTGTGGGTGCGAGCCCAACCGTTTCATCTTTGCTTCAAGATGAGCCAACTATGAAAGCATTGAATCAAATGGACTTTAAACTCGGTGTGCTTGGAAACCATTCATTTGACGAAGGAATTCAAGAATTCAAACGACTTTTACATGCAACCTCTGTTCATCCAAATGTAGCTAAATATACAGAGGGAACGGATTACAAATATCGTGGGGTTGATGATGACTTTAAATTCTTAGCAGCAAATGTTGTTGAAAAAGCATCAGGTGAACATATTTTTGATCCCTATACGATTAAACAGGTCGGCGGCGTCCATGTTGGTTTTATCGGTATTGTTACTCCGGAAACGACAACGTCCGCTGCGCCAAAACATACAAAATCATATCAATTTCTTGATATAACGAAGACGATTAACAAATATGCTATGGAGTTGGAAAAAAAAGGAGTGAAAGCCATTGTTGTGGTAGCTCATGAAGGTGCTTCTACAAATAATGGCGAAACAACAGGTGTTATGGCGGATCTCGCTTCAAAACTAGACGATCAAGTGGATATTATCTTTGCCGCTCACAGTCACGAAATCGCAAACGGTGTTGTTGATGGCAAGCTTATCAACCAGAACTATAATTATGGACAAGCATTCGGAGATGTTCGTACAAAATTGGATCCTGAAACAGATGACTTTGTCAAAGGTTCGACTAAAGCGGAAGTCGTACTAAATACACGCGATGTGACACCGGACCCTGAAGTTCAGGCCATTGTATCCGAAGCCAAAAAAGTGACAGAAAAAGCAGCAAGTGAGCCGATTGGACAAGCGGCCAGCGGAGAGTCGATCGGTAAACGAAAACCGGAAGACGGTGAGAATGAGCTCGGCAATCCTGTGACGGATGCCCAACGGATCATGACAACTGGTGCCGATTTTGCTATTACAAATTCAGGCGGTATCCGGGAAGCGCTGATTCCACAGACAAATGACAAAGGTAATCACATTATTACATGGGGAGCAGCCTATGCCGTTCAGCCTTTTAATGGCTATATGCAGCTCATCGAATTAACAGGCCAACAAATTAAAGACGGATTGAGCCAGCAGTGGCAAAAACCTGGAGAGATCATGTTTCTGCAAATTTCAGGTTTTAAATATACGTATATTGACGGAAGCAAGGTTCCTGACTGTAAACAAAAATATTGCGTACAGGATGTCTTTTTAGCAGATGGAAAAACAAAAATGGATATGAACAAAACCTACAAAGTTGCAATGAACGAATTTTTGGCTGACGGTGGGGACGGTTTTAGCGTATTTTCACAAGGTGAAGTTCTAAGAAATGCCCAAACTGATACCGAAACGTTTATTGCTTATATTGAAAAGTTAGCTTCAGAAGGAAAAAAAGTTGATCCAAAAATCGAAGGGCGCGCGACACTAGTTGAACCGTCAAAAAAAGATGTGGACGATGGCTCAAGCGGAACAGCTATTGATAAAAGTCACGGTAAAGCTGATGATGATAACTCAAAAACAGACAATTTAGGTGATAATACAAATGATTCGAATAGCGGACATAAGCTCCCGGAAACTTCCACCAATATTTACAAAAATTTATTGGTAGGCATCATACTCATTGGTGCAGGTTTCACAATTTTGCTCTATCGCAGGAAACGAATTTAA
- a CDS encoding NupC/NupG family nucleoside CNT transporter: MQILWGFGGVMVLLGIAYLFSKDKKAINFRTVLGALAIQLTFAFAVLKWEPGKAALQWGSNKVQQLIGYASAGINFLFGNLTNGSVEKIGFVFAFQVLTVIIFFSSLIAVLYRLGIMQWMIRIIGGGLSKLLKTSKAESMSAGANIFVGQTEAPLVVRPFINKMTQSEFFAVMTGGMASVAGSTLAGYVLLGVPVDYLIAASFMSAPAGLLMAKILVPETKHEEVNNLVDVEKDSETVNVIDAAARGASDGMSLALNVGAMLLAFIGLIALVNGILGGVGGWFGYEQLSMEQILGFLLAPLAFIIGVPWGEAIQAGAFIGQKVVLNEFVAFSAFSPHIEELSDKTVAIVSFALCGFANFGTLAILLGGMGGMAPERRPEIARLGLLSVLGGTLANLLSAAIAGMLI; this comes from the coding sequence ATGCAAATATTATGGGGGTTCGGAGGTGTGATGGTTCTTCTTGGCATCGCCTATTTGTTTTCAAAAGATAAAAAGGCGATCAATTTCCGAACTGTACTTGGTGCCCTGGCGATCCAGCTGACGTTCGCATTTGCCGTATTAAAATGGGAGCCGGGAAAAGCGGCGTTGCAGTGGGGATCCAACAAAGTCCAGCAATTGATCGGTTATGCAAGCGCCGGGATCAACTTTCTGTTCGGTAATCTGACAAACGGCAGTGTAGAAAAAATCGGATTTGTTTTCGCCTTTCAGGTGTTAACGGTCATTATCTTCTTTTCATCACTAATTGCCGTGTTGTACCGTCTCGGGATCATGCAATGGATGATTCGTATTATTGGCGGCGGGCTTTCCAAGCTTCTTAAGACGAGTAAAGCGGAGTCCATGTCAGCAGGCGCGAATATTTTTGTCGGCCAAACGGAAGCACCACTTGTCGTCAGACCTTTCATCAATAAAATGACGCAATCAGAGTTTTTTGCGGTTATGACCGGCGGGATGGCGTCTGTGGCAGGTTCAACGCTTGCGGGATATGTATTGCTTGGTGTTCCGGTTGATTATTTGATTGCGGCCAGTTTTATGAGTGCGCCCGCTGGTTTGTTAATGGCAAAAATTCTCGTTCCGGAAACAAAACACGAGGAGGTGAACAATTTAGTTGATGTTGAAAAGGATTCGGAAACAGTGAACGTCATTGATGCTGCTGCGCGTGGTGCTTCTGACGGGATGTCATTGGCTTTGAATGTCGGTGCAATGCTGCTTGCTTTTATCGGATTGATTGCATTAGTCAATGGCATCCTTGGCGGAGTCGGCGGCTGGTTTGGTTACGAACAATTATCGATGGAACAGATATTGGGTTTCCTTTTGGCACCGCTTGCATTTATTATTGGTGTTCCCTGGGGAGAAGCGATTCAGGCTGGAGCGTTTATCGGCCAAAAAGTTGTACTCAATGAATTTGTGGCCTTCTCCGCATTTTCTCCGCATATTGAGGAATTGTCCGATAAAACGGTAGCTATCGTATCGTTTGCACTGTGCGGATTTGCCAATTTCGGAACGCTTGCAATTCTTCTCGGCGGAATGGGCGGGATGGCACCAGAGAGGCGTCCGGAAATTGCACGGCTCGGCCTTCTCTCCGTTTTGGGAGGAACGCTCGCCAACCTGCTGAGTGCTGCGATTGCAGGTATGTTGATTTAA
- a CDS encoding COG4315 family predicted lipoprotein — protein sequence MGKQKSWLLAILLVTIVVFAACSDDSEGAANKKEQTEDKDEVTATGLKVMESENVGKYLADTEGKTLYIFTEDKKGVSNCTGKCLSNWPAFHTKDFKVPEGYNKSDFGTITRKDTDEKQTTYKGYPLYYFVKDKEKGDVKGQGVKDVWYVANNQTFKKHIDQAASLTEGIDKVLTSLQDLKDTVQAAPNDAKKTNNKGKALSESWEPIEKTVEKRNTEAYENIEKSLYPLIAEAKRDHPDIDKMQRLIEETTSKLKMFKKKLASSS from the coding sequence ATGGGAAAGCAAAAATCATGGCTATTAGCCATACTCTTGGTGACGATAGTGGTTTTTGCAGCGTGTTCGGACGATAGCGAGGGTGCTGCAAACAAAAAAGAACAAACTGAAGACAAAGATGAAGTTACAGCAACAGGCCTGAAGGTAATGGAAAGTGAAAATGTCGGCAAGTATTTGGCAGATACGGAAGGCAAAACCCTATACATTTTCACAGAGGATAAAAAAGGTGTCAGCAACTGCACAGGAAAGTGTCTCAGTAATTGGCCAGCTTTTCACACCAAGGATTTCAAGGTGCCCGAAGGTTATAACAAAAGCGATTTCGGAACAATTACAAGAAAAGATACGGATGAAAAGCAAACCACGTACAAAGGTTATCCGCTATATTATTTTGTGAAAGACAAAGAAAAGGGAGACGTGAAAGGTCAAGGTGTTAAAGATGTCTGGTATGTCGCCAACAACCAGACCTTTAAAAAACACATAGATCAGGCTGCTTCGTTAACAGAGGGGATCGATAAGGTATTAACCTCCCTTCAAGATTTAAAAGACACAGTTCAGGCCGCACCTAATGATGCCAAGAAAACAAACAATAAAGGGAAAGCTCTGTCGGAAAGCTGGGAGCCTATCGAAAAAACGGTAGAAAAACGCAATACTGAGGCTTATGAAAATATCGAAAAAAGTCTGTATCCACTCATTGCTGAAGCGAAAAGAGATCATCCGGATATAGATAAAATGCAAAGGCTGATTGAAGAAACTACGTCCAAACTAAAAATGTTTAAGAAAAAGCTAGCTTCATCCTCTTAA
- a CDS encoding ABC transporter ATP-binding protein, giving the protein MHHTVQKPELNINKNCAFDSVNEEENVLMEVRNLSISFTQYMKGLRHSTMQVIDNVNLTIGKGEVVAVIGASGSGKSLLASAILGILPKNANLTGSIYYEGKALNAEETARLRGKSMALIPQSINSLDPLMKTGRQVQTVDKERKRAKINKILSKLRLPPETEIKYPFQLSGGMARRVLTATAMASEAQLVIADEPTPGLDEESLKETIGHIRQFADDGRGVMLITHDIDAALKIADRIAVFNAGTVVEVAQTNGFSGKGEKLKHPYTRALWNALPQNSFIPIENIQSMANSRSDKLAPISVQVTGPGEKETDKNKMHRGVGSSYKLEANDVGFRYGKGPWIFRNVDINVRPGEVVGLFGPSGLGKTTLARIIAGYEKPTDGSIKIDNKPIPLRGYHPVQLVWQNPEKAVNPRWRLEKTLREGWWPDDHILADLKIDKSWLKRWPNELSGGELQRFCLARALGPDTRYLIADEMTTMLDAVTQAQIWDVILKTSEERQIGVLAISHDLPLLKRISNRMIDFSELG; this is encoded by the coding sequence ATGCATCACACGGTTCAAAAGCCGGAACTGAACATAAATAAGAATTGTGCCTTTGATAGTGTGAATGAGGAAGAGAACGTGCTAATGGAAGTCAGAAATCTATCTATCTCGTTTACGCAATATATGAAAGGATTACGACATTCTACTATGCAAGTGATAGATAATGTTAATCTGACTATTGGAAAGGGAGAAGTTGTCGCCGTAATTGGAGCTAGCGGTTCCGGGAAAAGCCTGCTTGCCAGTGCTATTCTTGGGATATTACCAAAAAACGCTAATTTGACAGGATCGATTTATTATGAAGGAAAAGCATTAAATGCTGAAGAAACGGCACGACTGCGTGGTAAAAGCATGGCTCTCATTCCACAATCTATCAATAGTCTTGATCCTCTGATGAAGACTGGAAGGCAAGTGCAGACTGTAGATAAGGAACGTAAGCGTGCAAAGATAAATAAGATACTTTCCAAACTTCGTTTACCACCTGAAACAGAAATCAAGTATCCTTTTCAGCTTTCAGGTGGGATGGCCAGAAGAGTGTTGACAGCGACAGCAATGGCTTCAGAGGCTCAGTTAGTCATTGCCGATGAGCCCACACCCGGCTTGGATGAGGAGTCGCTTAAAGAAACGATTGGTCATATCCGGCAATTTGCTGATGATGGACGAGGCGTCATGCTTATTACACATGATATTGATGCAGCATTAAAAATTGCTGATAGGATCGCCGTGTTTAACGCTGGGACAGTGGTGGAAGTTGCTCAAACGAACGGCTTTTCTGGTAAGGGAGAAAAACTAAAGCATCCATATACGAGGGCTCTCTGGAATGCCTTGCCTCAAAATAGTTTTATCCCAATCGAAAACATTCAGTCGATGGCAAACAGTAGATCAGATAAGCTTGCTCCAATAAGTGTTCAGGTGACTGGTCCCGGGGAAAAGGAAACTGACAAAAATAAGATGCATAGAGGCGTGGGAAGTTCTTACAAGCTTGAAGCAAATGACGTTGGTTTTCGTTATGGGAAGGGCCCTTGGATTTTTAGGAATGTAGATATAAATGTTCGCCCTGGGGAAGTAGTCGGTTTGTTCGGTCCAAGTGGTTTAGGAAAGACGACACTCGCACGAATTATAGCAGGCTATGAGAAACCAACGGACGGAAGTATCAAGATTGATAACAAGCCAATCCCTTTACGTGGCTATCATCCAGTTCAATTAGTTTGGCAAAATCCCGAAAAAGCCGTAAACCCAAGATGGCGTTTAGAGAAAACTCTTCGAGAAGGCTGGTGGCCAGATGACCATATCCTTGCCGATCTTAAAATTGATAAGTCTTGGTTGAAACGATGGCCTAACGAGCTGTCTGGAGGTGAGTTGCAGCGTTTTTGTCTAGCACGTGCACTTGGACCAGATACCCGCTATCTTATTGCAGATGAAATGACAACAATGCTTGATGCGGTTACCCAAGCGCAGATTTGGGATGTTATTTTAAAAACAAGCGAAGAACGCCAAATTGGAGTACTTGCCATTAGTCATGATCTACCCCTTCTAAAACGAATTAGTAATAGAATGATCGACTTCAGTGAATTGGGTTAA
- a CDS encoding ABC transporter permease — protein sequence MKITNLLKERTGLRLLSMNLRQRTLLFIAIAVFILTAIVVGGALMGEGQLATNFSIKNNPPSLGNFFGTDWMGRDMLARTLKGLTLSFGVGMLAASLSVLVALTLSLLASTSRLADLFVTWLIDLFLSIPHLVSLILIAFTLGGGFKGVVVGIALTHWPSLARVLRAEVLQLRNAEYVQVSRRFGKSPWWIAYHHVFPHLLPQLLVGFTLLFPHAILHEAAVTFLGFGLSPQQPAIGIILSESMAYLSTGMWWLAFFPGLSLIIMVRAFDILGDQIRKLIDPNHAHE from the coding sequence ATGAAAATCACGAATTTGCTGAAAGAAAGGACAGGTCTCCGTCTATTATCTATGAATCTCAGACAAAGGACCTTGCTATTTATAGCCATAGCCGTTTTCATATTAACTGCTATTGTAGTGGGCGGCGCACTAATGGGGGAGGGACAGCTTGCCACAAACTTCTCCATAAAGAATAATCCTCCCTCACTGGGTAATTTTTTTGGAACCGATTGGATGGGAAGAGATATGCTGGCTAGAACTTTAAAGGGGCTTACCTTAAGTTTTGGCGTAGGTATGCTTGCAGCTTCTCTTAGTGTATTGGTCGCGTTAACACTAAGTCTTCTTGCTTCGACGAGCAGGCTTGCGGATCTTTTTGTGACTTGGTTGATCGATCTGTTTCTCAGTATTCCTCACTTGGTTTCACTTATATTGATTGCTTTTACGTTAGGTGGTGGGTTTAAAGGAGTAGTGGTCGGAATTGCCTTAACGCATTGGCCTAGTTTGGCACGTGTGCTTCGAGCGGAAGTACTGCAGTTACGTAACGCAGAATATGTTCAAGTTTCGCGACGGTTTGGGAAATCTCCTTGGTGGATTGCGTACCATCATGTTTTTCCCCATTTGCTGCCACAATTATTGGTAGGGTTCACTTTATTGTTTCCCCACGCCATTTTACATGAAGCAGCTGTTACTTTTTTAGGCTTTGGTTTATCACCGCAGCAACCTGCTATCGGTATTATTCTATCGGAATCTATGGCTTACTTATCAACTGGTATGTGGTGGCTTGCTTTTTTCCCGGGTCTTTCACTTATTATCATGGTGCGGGCTTTTGATATACTTGGTGACCAAATTCGAAAACTAATAGATCCGAATCACGCTCATGAATAG